CAGGacttccgacgccggactctagccgggtattacaaaatcaGTCTATTCACCCGATGATTACCAGGAGTAAAAATAATATTCGAAAGCCTATTCAGAAGTTGTGTTTGGCAACGATTTCTCAATCTCCAACTATGTTATTCGTTCCTAAAACAGTGGCACAAGCTCTAAAAGATCCCAAATGGAGATTGGCTATGGAGGCTGAATATAATGCGTTAATGAAGCAAAAGACTTGGAAGTTGGTTTCTCCAGATAAAGCAACAAATGTTGTGAGCTGCAAGTGGCTATTTCGAATCAAGACTGATGCCCAAGGAAATCCGGTGAGGTACAAAGCCCATTTAGTAGCCAGAGGGTTCACTCAACACTCTGGTTTCGATTTTGATCAAACTTTTTCGCCGGTTGCTAAACATCCTACTATAAGAATAATTCTATCTCTTGCTGTTTTTCATGGGTGGTCTTTGAGACAAATTGACGTTAATAATGCTTTTCTGCATGGTGTGTTGACTGAAGAGGTTTTTATGGAGCAACCCCCTGGGTTTGTCGACACTAATACTCCTCATTATATTTGTCACTTAGAAAAGTCGTTGTATGGACTTAAGCAGGCACCAAGGGCGTGGTACTCTGAATTAACATCATTTCTTATTAGTGCTGGTTTTGAACAGTCGAAATCCCACAATTGTTTGTTTATGTCGTTCAAGAATGGTCACTGTGTCTACATTCTTGTTTATGTCGACGATATCATCGTCACTGGCAGTAACTCTGTTTTGATTGAGCAGCTTATACAGTTACTTGGTGGGAAATTCTCTATCAAAGACTTGGGCACTTTGCATTACTTCTTAGGAGTGGAAGTTACAAGAACTGAGCCTGGTCTGTTTTTGTCTCAACAAAATTATGTTAGAGAGCTTTTGGAAAAAGTAAACATGCATGAAGCAAAATCTATTGCCACTCCACTATCCGTATCTAtggtattacataaacatgattCAAATGCTTTGGATGATGTCTCTAAATACAGGGCGATCATTGGAAGTTTGCAATACTTGTTATTAACTGGAACGGATGTTGCTTTTGTTGTTAATAAACTCTCTCAGTATACTTACCAGCCCACGTTCAATTACTGGGCAGTAGTGAAGAGGTTACTTCGCTATTTGGTTGGGACAATTGATCATGGCTTGGTCTTGcataaacaattcacattaagTCTACATGCATTTTCAGATGCGGATTGGGCTGGTGACCGAGATGATCGAACATCAATAGAAGCTCACGTCATTTTTCTAAGGAGAAATCACATCGCTTGGTCGTCGAAGAAATAGAAATCCGTTGCTAGATCTTCAACGGAAGCTGAATACAGGTCAGTGGCTACAACTACAGCTAACTTGATTTGGGTACAAAATTTGCTTCTTGAATTGAAAGTTCGAATTCCGGATAAACCAGTGATCTACTGTGATCTACTGTGATAATCTAGGGGCGACATATGTGGCTGCCAACCCAGTTTTTCACTCCAAAATGAAACACATAGCACTAGATTATCACTTTGTTAGACAGAAGGTTCAAGCTGGCCATCTATGATTTACCCATGTTTCTTCTAAAGAATAAATTGCTGATTTATTAACCAAGTCATTGCCAATTACAGAGTTTACAAAGTTCAAGAACAAGATTGGTGTCGGAGCTCGACCACCATCTTGCGGGGGCATAATAGATAAGGATAATACTATATATTCTTCGAGTGTTTTGAAATAGTTTTCTATTGTATTTAGATGTGTATAACTCCCTTATTTGTAGGATGTAAACAGGCTTTATGTAGGTATTTAATCTCATCTATTGTTCATAAAAACACACACTTTTCCTATTCTCTTAGATGGCTCGGTTCCTTCTTTATGAGAATCAGATTTCTGTTTTGATTCCACCAGAAATGGGAAACCTTACCAGTTTGGTTCAACTTTACATGAATACCAACAATCTATCAGGTCCAATCCCTTCCACCTTTGGGGAATTGAAAAAACTAACAGTGTTGTATATGTTCCACAATCAACTTTCTGGATCAATTCCCCTGGAAATTGGAAACATGAAGTCGCTCACCGCGCTAAGCCTTTATGCAAACAATCTTTCTGGCCAAGTTCCTGCAACACTAGGTGGTCTAACAAATCTGGAACTTCTTCATCTCTATGAAAATAAGCTCTCAGGCCCCATTCTTGATGAGCTGGCAAACTTGACGTCTATGGTTGATCTAGAGTTGAGTGAAAATCAACTTAACGGTTCTATCCCTTCTTCCTTGAGTAATCTGAAAATGTTAGAACGGTTGTACCTTCGTGATAACCAACTCTCAGGGACAATTCCTGAACAGATAGCTAGTCTCCCTAACCTATCTTTGCTTCAACTAGAAAGCAACCAGTTGATTGGCCAATTGCCCCAAACCATTTGCCAAAATGAAAAGCTTCAGAACTTCACCGTCTCCAACAACAGTCTTGATGGCCCAATACCCAAAAGCATTAAAGATTGCAAAAGCTTTGTCCGAGTTCGTCTGGAGGGAAACCAATTCACTGGAAATGTATTTGAAGATTTTGGAGTCTATCCGCAACTCCAATATATAGATCTAAGCCCCAATAACTTCTACGGGGAAATATCATCCAACTGGGGAGAGTGTCCAAATTTAAGAACTCTCACGATGGCAGGCAACAACATTAGTGGTACAATTCGACCAGAAATTGGAAATGCAACTCAGCTACAAGCACTTAATCTTTCCTCTAATAAATTATCTGGAAGGATTCCCATGGAGTTTGGAAAGTTGGATTTGCTGAAGGTTATTTTAAACGACAATCAGCTATCCGGTGGTATACCTTCAGAATTTGGATTGTTAGCTGATCTCGAGTATCTGGACCTTTCAGCAAACAAGTTGAACCAATCAATTCCTGAAAACATCGGGAACTTGCCTAAACTCATCTACTTGAATTTGAGCCGCAACGAGTTCAGCCAAAAAATTCCAATTCGGTTGGCGAAGTTGACTCACTTGTCGGAGTTGGATTTAAGCAGGAACTTGCTCAAAGGTGAGATACCATCAGCACTGAGCAGTCTAGAAAGCTTGGAGGTGCTAAATCTCTCCCATAATAATCTGTCTGGTTCTATTCCAGATAGTTTTGGAGGGATGATTGGTTTATTGACCATCGACGTATCCTACAACGAATTGGAAGGTCCAATTCCTTCCAACAAAGCATTTCAAAATGCTTCCATAGAAGCATTTCAGGGGAACAAAGGCTTGTGCTGGGATGTTCCAGGACTGTAACCATGCATAATTTTGACCAACAAAAGTACTTCCAAAAAGAGCCATAAAATGTTGTTTCTAATAATTTTCCTCCCTATTTGCGGAGTTTTTTCACTTCTGGGTTTCGTGggagttttcttctttttacgaaaaagaaaagaagatgcaGATGCACAACAAGGCAGTCAAGAGGATGAAGAATTAATTTTCATATCAAGTTCTGATGGAAGAATTATGCATGATGAAATCATAAAATCTACAGATTGTTTTAATAGTGTATACTGCATTGGAAAGGGAGGACATGGTAGCGTCTACAAAGCAAATCTGCAATCAGGAAACACTGTAGCAGTGAAGAAGATCCACCAGTTTCAGGACGGCGAGAAGACATGTAGAAAGGAGTTCTTGAATGAGATAAGGGCATTAACTAAGATACGACATCGAAACATAGTAAAGCTTTTTGGTTTTGTTCGCATTCTCGATACTCATTTCTGATTTATGAGTGCCTTGATGGAGGTAACTTGGCCACAATATTGGGCAATGACGAAGAAGCTAAAGAATTGGACTGGAGCAAGAGGATAAATGTCGTTAAGGGTGTTGCCAATGCTCTGTTTTACATGCACCACAATTGCTCACCTCCAATTGTTCATCGAGATATAACAAGCAAAAACATTTTGGTTGATTCTGTATACGAGGCTCACGTATTAGATTTTGGGACTGCCAAGCTTCTAAACGCCGATTCATCTCattggactgcactggcaggcACATACGGATATGTTGCACCAGGTAATGCATTTAATatcttattgatttatttttcttaattggtTAGGGATGCAACTCttgtttaataaattttgagctACTAATTTAATTGTGTGGCAGAGCTTGCTTACACAATGAAGGTAAGTGAAAAATGTGATGTGTATAGCTTCGGAGTAGTGGCACTAGAAATGATCAATGGGAAACATCCGAGTGAAATCGTCTTCTCTGTGGCTTCTCCTTCAGCTCAGAAGCTGGTCCTGGAAGATTTTCTGGACCAACGCCTTCCAACTCCGTCGGCTCAAGTTCAAGATGAACTAaggaaaatcatgaagattgcAATTGCATGTTTACACAGCAATCCACAATCTCGGCCAACTATGCATAAGATCTCTCAAGTTTTAGCAGTTCAAACTCCACCTTTTAGTTCACTAGGTTAATCATTCAGCAACTGAAtgcacatatcatatcatagcattaaaagaaaaatactaaCATAGAACTACATCAGTAATAAGTTCTATACGTgttaaaaaaatagagattatatatgatattatctattttttagttttacttgatttaaatatttattttaatttatttagtttggcTAATTATGAAATCGTAAAATAAtagcttaatttatttatttaataatatgaaaatcAATTAAAGAAGACAAGTAACTAACTGAGAGGTAAATTGAATATTTTGTATTGGTGCTTAAGTTTTATTTATTGACTGCAAGATTAcattaagtttaaattaaacGTCTAAGTAAATTTAGTTTCAATTTACAAAAGCCATTAAATTGGATATACTTAataatttcagaaaaaaaaatatatgtttacCTCCTAGAATAGGATTTTGTTTCATGGAAAACATCAACACTTCTGTTGTCTCTGGGAACTCACCTAGTCTGCTAGATCACCTCAGTTTAAACTAAACAAGTTCAATGCTACCATCTATATCATGTTAAATGACAGATGATCTCTGTGCATTTTCAACTTTTGAAACAGTGGGACATGATCAAGGAAAATATCCTGGAATCACATATACAAAAATTGGAAGTAGATACTTAAGTTTCTGACCATGCAAAATTTAATACATCACAAGTTAGACAAAGAAGACGACAACAAAATAACAGAATATTACAAGTCTGTATCTGCATCACCCaaaaagaggaagaaaactATTCTGAGACAGGGGGACATGGTTGAGAAATTTCTAATCAGGAAACTAGCAGCAGATTCTGATGACGTTCTACATCCAGTGGCCCTCACTTGATAGACTATTTATTAGTAGTGAACAAGGATGTAACTCTGACATAACACAATACTTCCTACGACCAGTTTACATCATTTCTTCAAGAGATTCCCCGAGAATATCCTCTTACTATATGGGTTGCTACATAAAGTCACATGCGGTTGGACTGCATCAACCAGTAAAGAATGAAGAGGACCCTGCTTTCAACAAGGAAATCAACAGAGTGAGGGAGAGGCAGaaagattattttataaatttataacagCTACGAGCAGAACATCTTTGTTTACAAACCTTAGTAATTGCCAGGGCAGATTGAATGATATAGTTGGCAAATGGATCTTGCAATAGCTGTTCAAAGCGTGGCACTGATATCAATTCATGAATAATTTGTTCCCGGCTCTCATCCAAATGTTTAAGGCACTTTTCAACTACATGACTGCTAAATTTCTACATGATACCGTTCTACTCGTTAGCCAGCTAGCTTTTATACCATTTATATTGCTATTGATGTTGGCTAATAGTGTTTACGTGCTTCTcattgtaatattttttttttattttaattgcacGTGCATTTAATTACATTTTTGAACCTCTATCATAACCGATTGATTATGAATCATATGGTACAtgtttattgaatttaattttttaatattaaatcttgtattttaaaatctaagaatttagacttttttaagaaaagttgagataaaaaaaaaaatggtaaaAAACGATTACCCAAGACTCGATATGGGAAAATAAAAGCCTCGAGTACACGTTTGGAGACTGCAGAATAACAAGCAGGGAAGAGCGAGGGAGCCCAACCCACCTCACCAATCAGCATCGAGACCCACAGCTTGACAATGCCCATGCTAATGGCCCATTCAAAGTTTCAAGAGCAGAACACGAGTAATGCCATCTTTCATACTGGCATTGGCATTAAACTTTAGATTGAAAAGtggtttttttaaatatttttaaaaattattaaataatatttttttattattaaatatattgcattttttttatttaactccTAAAGAAGCACTTCACCGAGCCttcttgattaatttttttatttatttctttttaacatgtttttattgaatttagtatttttaactATTGCATTGgcttttttagttattttaattaatatatttaaaaatgtatactttttatcataaatattattaaactacgctcaataaattttaaaaaacctcCCAACAGATGAGGacttttgataaatttttattctttaataaataaataaggagatgatataatttttagagtttttattgtattttctgaattaaaattttatgaattatatcgttaatatttattaatctaaaaaaatttaaatttcgaCTACATAAACCTTTTAATCATATAAAGTAAATAAGAGAGGGGAgtagatataaaaaaaatttactatataatataaaagaaagagaTCTCTTTTgtcgaaataaaataaaaaagattgaTAATACAATATACAAAGACTAAATATActtctaaaaataaagaaaaaaaattacatgataaaaaaaatgaaaatatcgtATAATGTGATTATAGTTTTGGAGTTTGGCATTAGAAATCATAAAAGGAAATCATCTTTGTTATCTGAGTTTTAGTGTTATCAAAACTCTAGTAGAATATACCGTGTAATTGTattctttctctttttaatttattttttttctccttaaAAATAAACTTCAAGTTGATGAAAAATGTTCATTCATCATAAATTAGCATTTGTTTGTTTGAATATGATATCCACAGTCTCAATTTTTATTAGAACGAAAAATTTTCAATTCCAGGAAGTTGGGAATAAATTCAGTGATGCAAGATTCATAGAATGTCTTATCTATTGGGCTTATAGACTTTAGATTTTGGGGTTGGGTAGATGAGCTAAACTGAACCTTTCTCTCTTGTATATCATTCTCATCTTAATCACTTTCTATTGTGTACGACTTTAATGAGAAGGCAAGCTCCGGAAATAAAGTTAgtgttattaaaaattttattataaaatcttgtgataaataatttgtatttgaaTATTTCCTGTTATAACCTTCCTTAAGGATTATTCCATGAAAATTCACTCTTGACTTGAATAAACATCAAACTACAAAGAAACGCAAGTtcaaaatatttgaaatttaaattttcatgcGTATTTGAAAGGGTATGCCTTATTTTTCCTCTCATCTTTTTAATAAGATGAGAGCTACATAAAATCTTATTTGCGAAAGGgtgatattaattattttagaagTGATTAggtaaaaataatttcttataatatatattaatttttaaatattaattagttaaaatattatataataaatattgaattaagtctaataattaaattattttctaatttttttatcaaacttTTTTATAGGTCAATTACTTGATCTAACATTTTACAAAGATTTTATTGATTTAGGACCTCAaagatattataatattaattttctgtTGCCTTAActgattaaaaattttttaatttgtaaaaatagtctttaattttaaaaataatatttaattatttacagaAAATTTATGTTACACAAAATCTATTaatcaatttttcaattttgaaaattatattaaaaattattaaaattttaaaaaatttactaattaatttttttattaatttatttattaaataatttactatttagacatgtaattttaaaaaatttaaattttataaaatttctactgattaatctatttttattgaatatattttCAGATTTTATCACTTAacaattaaaactaataaaaatattaattaattgaccttttaatataatcttttaaaattgaataagaattgaaaagtatttaatttgaattaaaataataaattaaattaaattaatttaaaaataaaatttaattttttaaatatttttaatttgattttacgttttaaaaaattcaattattttaatttaaattttattaaaaaatttattattaaatcaaattaaatcaatttattataatactACATTGTTTTGATAATATTGTACAGAAAGCTACCCACTATCTTAATTAAAGTGATGAAGAGAGTCGAAAAGTATATAAAGAAAGATGACATTTTAAGAATGAAGCTGTGTGGAAGGAAGATAAGAGAACACAAAttcatttttgaaaataataagtAAATACAAACAGTGCAACTTGATTTGGCCTACCATGTTATTAATTGCTGAGGCATCAAAATCTTAGAATAATAAACAGTCTATGCATGCTAGTATTATACAATCTCTGACCACACCGCCGACTCTGATTCAACAAATTTGATTTTTTGGGCTTTTGAATAATTAAAGAACATGTGTTATTTTACGTAATGATACCGTTCTACTCATTAGCCAGCTAGCTTCTGTACCATTTATATTGCTGTTAAAGTTGGCTAAGAGTGTTTACGTGCTTgtcattgtaattttttttttattttaattgcacGTGCATTTAATTACGGCTTTGAACCTCTATCATAACCGATTGATTACAAATCATATGGTACATGTTTattgaatttgatttttttaatattaaatcttgtattttaaaatctaagaatttagacttttttaagaaaaattgagataaaaaaaaaaaaaaaaacgattaCCCAAGACTcgatatgagaaaataaaagcCTCGAGTACACGTTTGGAGACTCCAGAATAAGAATCAGGGAAGAGCGAGGGAGCCCAACCCACCTCACCAATCAGCATCGAGACCCACAGCTTGACAATGCCCATGCTAATGGCCCATTCAAAGTTTCAAGAGCAGAGCACGAGTAATGCCATCTTTCATACTGAGGCCTGTTTGGCATTAAACTTTAGAGTGAAAAGtggtttttttaaatatttttaaaaattattaaataatattttttatgattaaatatatttaactcCTAAAGAAGCATTTCACCGAACCTTtcgtaatttgattttttttttatttttttaacatgtttttagtgaatttagtatttttaaCAATTGCAATggctttttaattattttaattaatgtatttaaaaatgtgtattttttatcataaatattattaaactaaACCCAATAAATCTTAAGAAAGGgagattttgataaatttttattttccttgtgCCAATGAAATAATATAAGTTTTTGAGTCTCAATTGcactttttgaattaaattgttaTGAAATATACTGTCAATATTTATTAATCtaaaataaactcaaatttaaatttcataaaccTCTTAATCATATAAagcaaataagaaaaagaaatacatataaattttaaaaattaaaaaaaattattctgtaaggaaaaaataattcgtatatcaaaataaaataaaagagactgataatgtaatataaaaatgaaaaatatgtgCAAAGAAAATCATCATTGTTATCTGATTTCTACAATGTTATCAAAATTCTTGTAGAATATGCTGTGTAATTATGCTCCctcgcttttttttttttttttttctctctccttAAAGATGAACTTGAAGTTGATGAAAAATGTTCATTCATCATAAACTAGCATTTGTTTGTTTGAATATCAAATCCACAGTCTCAATTGttattaaaaggaaaaattttCAATTCCAGGAATTTGGGAATAAATTCAGTGATGCAAGATTCATAGAATGTCTATCTATTGGGCTTATAGACTTTAGATTTTGGGGTTGGGTAGATGAGCTTGCTTTCTAAACTACACCTTTCTCCCTTGTATATCATTCTCATCTTAATCACTTTCTGTTGTGTACGACTTTAATGAGAAGGCAAGCTCAGGAAATAAAGTGAgtgttattaaaaattttattataaaatcttgtgataaataatttgtatttgaaTATTTTCTGTTATAACCTTCCTTAAGGATTATTCCACGAAAATCCACCCTTGACTTGGATAAACATCAAAGAAAAATTATACATTAAAGAAAATATGAATGCACACAAGatcaaaacatttaaaatttaaatcacgTGATCCAATTGCAGAATATGACATCAATTATCATTTTATGTGGTACAACAGATAACTaaacttcttttttttaaatataactaagaattaatatatatataaataagaaaaatgtaattttcattgtactaaaaaatttaatatttgaggacattttttcttctctttaatATCATCTTTTTCAAAGTAAACGCTTTTTTCAAAATCTTCCATTACAAGCCAGAATATAAGTCGTTATCAACaatcaaattattaattagataTAGACTAATGAATAAAAGTGTAATCGcattgaataaattttaaaaagtttaaatttagttaataaaaaaatattaaaatttaaatttaaacttaaatttaaatttaatttaaattttatttataaatttaagtttaatttaaaaaaatactatatttgaatttgaatttttattatttaaatgaatttaaattcaaatttattaacaaattattttaatttaagtccaattaatttaaatttttaaattttaaattaaagaaattttaattaaaataaaatattttatttattaaaaattacttatagtcaagattttaatttgaatcacaacaaaaagaaaattcttATTTACATAGAAACTCCACCctctatttttataaatttttgatgTGGAAGGGAGAGAGAGCTAACCATATTTCACGCATACATATTCACGCGATGTGATAGTGCGCTAACAATCAAAACTAGCCCTATGATTTAGTGATGAACATATGGTTACTTTATGTTTAAATTGGTTACTTTAGGCTATATTTGGTTTGGGCTAACAAGGAAAATTCAACTTCTTAAGAAGTACTTGTTTGGTTGACATGATTTTATAACTTTCAGAAAGTTGGTATGTTATTTCCCTCTCCAATCCAAGTAATTTcaagttattttctttttattttacttttttttataattaagtatttagataaaaattaatagaaaattgaatgctatatttattgataaataatgATGTGTGAAAAATTtcatgatatattttatttaagttatatattcattcaaataaaaaaagaaattaattaattaaagataaatattgtttatattttatgacactttttattattatcataaaaaaattatatattgattATTATTTGAGTTAagtatttactttttaaaatttaagtagttggtcaatatataattttttctattaaattaaatattatattttaaatattatatatatatatttggagTAGGAATATTTATGTCATTTTTATAGGCAcactctatttattttatgagaATTTAACATACCAACCAAACGCATTAAAATTATACTTTGTAGCAAATAACTTCCCTCTCAAGAAATTAACTTCTCTGGAATCAGACCATTTTGAACTAAACAAGACTTTACTATTTAGGtaaatagaaaatatataataatatattaaatatttaaaatattttaaagtttcaatgtttataattttaaatattattttttgattaAATACTATTGATGTTCAGGAGATTGGGCTGATGACATGACCGGAATGATACTGTGGTGAAATTGGCAGAAACTTGCAACAAAGGAAACGTGAGATGGTGGCGGGTGCCCATAGCAATCACTCGGATACTCAAGTCAGTACtttgagaaaaagagagaatgcAGTAGAAGATTCAAAACTTTAGTAGTATTAGAGGTAGTCTACCTTTACCTCTGTGATCGGTTCCCTTTTATACTAgaaaaaaatagagataaatatagttttttctaaaaatttagcGATGATGTGGCTGCCTACTCGATAAGGGTCATCACCAACTAATAGCTTGGTGATCCCGTGATCACAGATGAAATGAGAATGTGCCTGATAACAGTAACTTTATATTAAAACTCAGCCTATTAGAGGAGGGCAAGTCTTGACGATAACATGGTGTTAAAGTGTTCGAGTCTTCCCTTTTCCCGAGTAGGACTGCATTTTTCACGTGTCAAATCCTTGCCATGTGACCCCCATTTTGTGGTGACAACTCGTAACTTACTTTGGGTAGATATTATGTAACATCAGAGGTCCCTCGCTGGTTTTTGTTTCTTCATATTCGAAGGGGACATCTTTTATAGAGGTCCGAGACATGTGACCCCTCGAGATTGATTTCTTGCTACTCGTTTCGCCTACCGATCCTTTTTATGACTATTATAATGTTTATCGTGTCGCATTTAACATTTACCGTCGAAACCATCTTTATAAAAGTTCATCGTCTTCTTCAAGCATCACTTTTGCGTTCTTCTGCAACTTTCTTTTTTTAGAGGAATTCATTCTACAACTCCTTTCTCGTTTTTGTTAAAGTCTTTACCTATTTCACCATAACTTTGTTATCCTTTTTTAATATGGATAGGAACACctcttcctcccctaactggCCTCTATTTCCAGCTCCTCCTCTGATGGCCCCATCCAAGCATAAACCCCATTGTTCCATTGAGGGAGGCCCCCAAGAAAGAAGGTGGCTCTCTTAGTGATATCCTGTCTGTCTTCTCGGATAGCAACATGGATTGTTTGTATGACATCTATCATATTCATCTGGATTCTTTTCGAATCTTTGCTCCTTCTCCCCATGTTCGTGCTAACAACTTGATCTCCGCTAACGACATTATCGTTTTCTTCGAGGAGCAGTTGAAGGTGGGTCTTTGTTTTCCCTTAGACCCCTTCTTTGTGGAGATCCTTCGGTGTTACAAGCTTTCTGTTGCCTAGT
This is a stretch of genomic DNA from Manihot esculenta cultivar AM560-2 chromosome 2, M.esculenta_v8, whole genome shotgun sequence. It encodes these proteins:
- the LOC122723057 gene encoding MDIS1-interacting receptor like kinase 2-like — protein: MARFLLYENQISVLIPPEMGNLTSLVQLYMNTNNLSGPIPSTFGELKKLTVLYMFHNQLSGSIPLEIGNMKSLTALSLYANNLSGQVPATLGGLTNLELLHLYENKLSGPILDELANLTSMVDLELSENQLNGSIPSSLSNLKMLERLYLRDNQLSGTIPEQIASLPNLSLLQLESNQLIGQLPQTICQNEKLQNFTVSNNSLDGPIPKSIKDCKSFVRVRLEGNQFTGNVFEDFGVYPQLQYIDLSPNNFYGEISSNWGECPNLRTLTMAGNNISGTIRPEIGNATQLQALNLSSNKLSGRIPMEFGKLDLLKVILNDNQLSGGIPSEFGLLADLEYLDLSANKLNQSIPENIGNLPKLIYLNLSRNEFSQKIPIRLAKLTHLSELDLSRNLLKGEIPSALSSLESLEVLNLSHNNLSGSIPDSFGGMIGLLTIDVSYNELEGPIPSNKAFQNASIEAFQGNKGLCWDVPGL